A section of the Dermacoccus nishinomiyaensis genome encodes:
- the serA gene encoding phosphoglycerate dehydrogenase, with amino-acid sequence MKALLLENVHPLGEALLREAGFEVDMRIGAMDEDELIEALQGVDLLGIRSKTEVSARVLDNAPDLQAIGAFCIGTNQIDLAHAAGRGIVVFNAPFSNTRSVVELAIAEIIMMARRLSEKDRALHDGVWHKDAKGSHEIRGRKLGIVGYGNIGSQLSVVGEMLGLQVYFYDTDDKLALGNATRCSSLEELLSIAEVITLHVDGRSGNAGFFGAEQFAAMRPRSLFLNLSRGFVVDYDALKTHLESGHIAGAAVDVFPTEPKKKGDPFDSPLQGIPNVVLTPHIGGSTEEAQEDIGRFVAAKLRDYVQRGSTTLNVNLPSLNLPERPGQHRIVHFHKNVPGALARMNGILAEHGVNIEGQMLDTASDTGYVVTDVVSQLPDAVLDQLRAMPETIRLRVVR; translated from the coding sequence GTGAAGGCACTGCTGCTCGAGAACGTGCACCCCCTGGGGGAGGCGCTGCTGCGCGAGGCCGGCTTCGAGGTCGACATGCGCATCGGCGCGATGGACGAGGACGAGCTGATCGAGGCGCTGCAGGGCGTCGACCTGCTCGGCATCCGCTCCAAGACCGAGGTGAGCGCGCGCGTGCTCGACAATGCGCCCGACCTGCAGGCGATCGGGGCCTTCTGCATCGGCACGAACCAGATCGACCTCGCGCACGCCGCGGGGCGGGGCATCGTCGTGTTCAACGCACCGTTCTCCAACACGCGCTCGGTCGTTGAACTTGCCATCGCCGAGATCATCATGATGGCGCGCCGCCTCAGCGAGAAGGACCGCGCGCTGCACGACGGGGTGTGGCACAAGGACGCGAAGGGCAGCCACGAGATCCGCGGCCGCAAGCTTGGCATCGTCGGGTACGGCAACATCGGCTCGCAGCTGTCGGTCGTCGGGGAGATGCTCGGCCTGCAGGTCTACTTCTACGACACCGACGACAAGCTCGCCCTCGGCAACGCGACACGCTGCTCGTCGCTCGAGGAGCTGCTGTCGATCGCCGAGGTCATCACGCTGCACGTCGACGGGCGCTCCGGCAACGCCGGTTTCTTCGGCGCCGAGCAGTTCGCCGCGATGCGCCCGCGCTCGTTGTTCCTCAACCTCTCGCGCGGCTTCGTCGTCGACTACGACGCGCTCAAGACGCATCTCGAATCCGGTCACATCGCCGGTGCGGCGGTCGACGTGTTCCCGACCGAGCCCAAGAAGAAGGGCGATCCGTTCGACTCACCGTTGCAGGGCATCCCCAACGTCGTGCTGACGCCGCACATCGGCGGCTCGACGGAGGAGGCGCAGGAGGACATCGGACGGTTCGTCGCCGCGAAGCTGCGCGACTACGTCCAGCGTGGTTCGACGACGCTCAACGTCAACCTCCCGTCGCTCAACCTGCCCGAGCGCCCGGGTCAGCACCGCATCGTGCATTTCCACAAGAACGTGCCGGGTGCGCTGGCGCGCATGAACGGCATCCTCGCCGAGCACGGCGTCAACATCGAGGGTCAGATGCTCGACACCGCCTCGGACACCGGCTACGTCGTCACCGACGTCGTCTCCCAGCTGCCCGACGCCGTCCTGGACCAGCTGCGCGCGATGCCGGAGACGATCAGGCTGCGCGTCGTGCGCTGA
- a CDS encoding vitamin B12-dependent ribonucleotide reductase, producing MTETTKARAKTGRRTGGVTIERIFTTPGVHPYDEVTWEKRDVLQQNWKTGETIFEQSGVEFPDFWSLNASTIVTTKYFRGAVGTDARESSLKQLIDRVVLTYAKAGRDNGYFATDEDAEIFEHELTYALLHQVFSFNSPVWFNVGTASPQQVSACFILSVEDSMDSILNWYKEEGFIFKGGSGAGLNLSRIRSSKELLSSGGTASGPVSFMRGADASAGTIKSGGATRRAAKMVVLDVDHPDIEEFIETKAREEDKIRALRDAGFDMDLGGRDIVSVQYQNANNSVRVNDEFMQAVVDGGSFGLRARDTGEVIETVDARELFDKINKAAWECADPGVQYDDTINAWHTNPETGRITASNPCSEYMSLDNSSCNLASLNLLKFLKEDDTFDAATFAKVVELVITAMDISICFADFPTESIGKTTVDYRQLGIGYANLGALLMATGHGYDSDGGRALAASITSLLTGAAYKRSAEMAAVVGPYAGYAQNSQAHNRVMRKHRAANDELSSHKDMGAMASDIHALATKAWADVVTLGEKNGFRNAQASVLAPTGTIGFMMDCDTTGIEPDFSLVKFKKLVGGGSMQIVNQTIPRALKKLGYQDEQIEAIVEHIAEKGHVIDAPGLKPEHYEIFDCAMGARAISPMGHVRMMAACQPFLSGAISKTVNLPETASVDDIAEVHLEGWKLGLKAIAVYRDNCKVGQPLSDGKAEKKSEPAATSTETAAAEKVIEYRPVRKRLPKRRSSQTTSFAVGGAEGYLTAGTYENGDLGELFLKFGKQGSTLAGVMDAFSIAVSIGLQYGVPLETFVEKFTNLRFEPAGMTDDADVRMAQSIMDYVFRRLALDYLDFDTRSFMGIHTAAERARQLETGSYAPSEGDDESFDAESNSQTAAPARQERAGTTAPAAPTTSEEEHADEVISGSGAASAREVSNEIHSSTELLEKFQGHAADAPMCMTCGTKMRPAGSCYVCEGCGSTSGCS from the coding sequence ATGACCGAGACGACGAAGGCCCGCGCCAAGACGGGACGCCGCACCGGCGGCGTCACGATCGAACGCATTTTCACCACGCCCGGCGTGCACCCGTACGATGAGGTCACCTGGGAGAAGCGGGACGTCCTCCAGCAGAACTGGAAGACGGGCGAGACGATCTTCGAGCAGTCGGGTGTCGAGTTCCCCGACTTCTGGTCGCTCAACGCCTCCACCATCGTCACGACCAAGTACTTCCGTGGCGCCGTCGGCACCGACGCGCGTGAAAGCTCCCTCAAGCAGCTCATCGACCGCGTCGTGCTGACCTATGCCAAGGCCGGGCGCGACAACGGCTACTTCGCTACCGACGAGGACGCGGAGATCTTCGAGCACGAGCTCACCTACGCCCTGCTGCACCAGGTGTTCTCGTTCAACTCGCCCGTCTGGTTCAACGTCGGTACCGCGAGCCCGCAGCAGGTCAGCGCGTGCTTCATCCTGTCGGTCGAGGACTCGATGGATTCGATCCTCAACTGGTACAAGGAGGAGGGCTTCATCTTCAAGGGTGGTTCGGGCGCCGGTCTCAACCTCTCCCGCATCCGCTCCTCCAAGGAGCTGCTCTCCTCGGGCGGCACCGCATCCGGCCCGGTCTCCTTCATGCGCGGCGCCGACGCCTCGGCCGGCACGATCAAGTCCGGTGGCGCGACGCGTCGAGCGGCCAAGATGGTCGTCCTCGACGTCGACCACCCCGACATCGAGGAGTTCATCGAGACGAAGGCGCGCGAGGAGGACAAGATCCGCGCGCTGCGTGACGCCGGGTTCGACATGGACCTCGGTGGCCGCGACATCGTCTCCGTGCAGTACCAGAACGCCAACAACTCGGTTCGTGTTAACGACGAGTTCATGCAGGCGGTCGTCGACGGCGGCAGCTTCGGTCTGCGCGCCCGCGACACCGGTGAGGTCATCGAGACCGTCGATGCGCGTGAGCTGTTCGACAAGATCAACAAGGCCGCGTGGGAGTGCGCCGACCCGGGCGTGCAGTACGACGACACGATCAACGCGTGGCACACGAACCCCGAGACGGGCCGTATCACGGCGTCGAACCCGTGCTCGGAGTACATGTCGCTCGACAACTCGAGCTGCAACCTCGCCTCGCTCAACCTGCTGAAGTTCCTCAAGGAAGACGACACGTTCGACGCGGCGACGTTCGCCAAGGTCGTCGAACTCGTCATCACGGCGATGGACATCTCGATCTGCTTCGCCGACTTCCCGACCGAGTCGATCGGCAAGACGACCGTCGACTACCGCCAGCTCGGCATCGGGTACGCCAACCTCGGTGCACTGCTCATGGCGACGGGCCACGGTTACGACTCCGACGGTGGCCGCGCCCTGGCGGCCTCGATCACCTCGCTGCTCACGGGTGCCGCCTACAAGCGCTCCGCGGAGATGGCGGCCGTCGTCGGCCCCTACGCCGGCTACGCCCAGAACAGCCAGGCGCACAACCGCGTCATGCGCAAGCACCGCGCGGCCAACGACGAGCTGTCGTCGCACAAGGACATGGGTGCGATGGCGAGCGACATCCACGCCCTCGCCACGAAGGCCTGGGCCGACGTCGTCACGCTCGGCGAGAAGAACGGCTTCCGTAACGCGCAGGCCTCCGTCCTCGCCCCGACCGGCACGATCGGCTTCATGATGGACTGCGACACGACGGGTATCGAGCCCGACTTCTCGCTCGTCAAGTTCAAGAAGCTCGTCGGTGGCGGTTCGATGCAGATCGTCAACCAGACGATCCCGCGTGCGCTGAAGAAGCTGGGTTACCAGGACGAGCAGATCGAGGCGATCGTCGAGCACATCGCCGAGAAGGGCCACGTCATCGACGCGCCCGGTCTCAAGCCCGAGCACTACGAGATCTTCGACTGCGCCATGGGTGCGCGCGCCATCTCGCCGATGGGCCACGTGCGCATGATGGCCGCCTGCCAGCCGTTCCTGTCGGGCGCCATCTCGAAGACGGTCAACCTGCCCGAGACCGCGAGCGTCGACGACATCGCCGAGGTGCACCTCGAGGGCTGGAAGCTCGGCCTCAAGGCCATCGCGGTCTACCGCGACAACTGCAAGGTCGGCCAGCCGCTGTCCGACGGCAAGGCGGAGAAGAAGTCCGAGCCCGCCGCGACCAGCACCGAGACCGCGGCTGCGGAGAAGGTCATCGAGTACCGTCCGGTCCGCAAGCGTCTGCCGAAGCGTCGCTCGTCGCAGACGACGTCGTTCGCCGTTGGCGGCGCGGAGGGCTACCTCACCGCCGGCACGTACGAGAACGGTGACCTCGGCGAGCTGTTCCTCAAGTTCGGCAAGCAGGGTTCGACGCTCGCCGGTGTCATGGACGCGTTCTCGATCGCGGTCTCCATCGGCCTGCAGTACGGCGTGCCACTCGAGACGTTCGTCGAGAAGTTCACGAACCTGCGCTTCGAGCCGGCCGGTATGACGGACGACGCCGACGTGCGCATGGCGCAGTCGATCATGGACTACGTCTTCCGCCGCCTGGCGCTCGACTACCTCGACTTCGACACGCGCTCGTTCATGGGCATCCACACCGCGGCCGAGCGTGCGCGTCAGCTCGAGACGGGTTCCTACGCTCCGAGCGAGGGCGACGACGAGAGCTTCGACGCGGAGTCGAACTCGCAGACGGCCGCCCCGGCCCGTCAGGAGCGCGCGGGTACCACTGCGCCGGCAGCTCCGACGACGTCGGAGGAGGAGCATGCCGACGAGGTCATCTCGGGCTCGGGTGCAGCCTCGGCCCGTGAGGTGAGCAACGAGATCCACAGCTCCACCGAGCTGCTCGAGAAGTTCCAGGGTCACGCCGCGGATGCGCCGATGTGCATGACGTGCGGGACGAAGATGCGTCCGGCCGGTAGCTGCTACGTGTGCGAGGGCTGCGGAAGCACCTCCGGCTGCAGCTGA
- the nrdR gene encoding transcriptional regulator NrdR translates to MHCPFCRNTDSRVVDSRSSEDGTCIKRRRQCPNCGKRFSTMETASLTVVKRSGVSEPFSRDKVMSGVRKACQGRPVTDDQLAVLAQQVEESIRSKGAAEIDAHDVGIEILGPLRELDHVAYLRFASVYQAFESLEDFETAVSELRQYAASAS, encoded by the coding sequence GTGCACTGTCCGTTCTGCCGCAACACCGACTCCCGCGTCGTCGATTCGCGCTCGAGCGAGGACGGCACCTGCATCAAGCGGCGCCGTCAGTGCCCGAACTGCGGCAAGCGGTTCTCGACGATGGAGACCGCAAGTCTCACGGTCGTCAAGCGTTCCGGGGTCAGCGAGCCGTTCTCGCGCGACAAGGTGATGTCCGGGGTTCGCAAGGCGTGCCAGGGCCGCCCGGTCACCGACGACCAGTTGGCCGTTCTCGCCCAGCAGGTGGAGGAGTCCATTCGCTCGAAGGGCGCCGCCGAGATCGACGCCCATGACGTGGGCATCGAGATCCTCGGGCCCCTGCGCGAACTCGACCACGTCGCGTATCTGCGCTTCGCCTCCGTCTACCAGGCCTTCGAATCGCTCGAGGACTTCGAGACGGCGGTCAGCGAGTTGCGTCAGTACGCCGCCTCGGCGTCCTGA
- a CDS encoding LysM peptidoglycan-binding domain-containing protein, with protein MVASSTAVRREPVLGSGVDVRRVARVDAAASRSHLHLVPTGGAVQVVTNSQSVRFARRRFTAVCVALVVVAGAILAGRAMASGVDGTQRHEVTVRAGETLSQIAAREMPGVRNDQAVVAIEHESNLGSSQVQAGQKVIIPAP; from the coding sequence ATGGTTGCTTCGAGTACTGCAGTTCGACGTGAGCCCGTGCTGGGTTCGGGTGTCGACGTGCGCCGCGTGGCGCGGGTCGACGCTGCGGCATCCCGCTCACACCTCCACCTCGTGCCCACGGGTGGCGCGGTGCAGGTCGTCACGAACTCTCAGAGCGTTCGTTTCGCCCGTCGTCGCTTCACGGCCGTGTGCGTGGCTCTCGTCGTCGTGGCGGGTGCCATCCTCGCGGGCCGGGCGATGGCGAGCGGTGTCGACGGTACGCAGCGGCACGAGGTCACCGTTCGCGCGGGGGAGACGCTTTCGCAGATCGCGGCGCGTGAGATGCCGGGCGTGCGCAACGACCAGGCGGTTGTCGCGATCGAGCACGAGAGCAACCTCGGCTCGTCGCAGGTGCAGGCCGGCCAGAAGGTGATCATCCCCGCACCGTGA
- the lexA gene encoding transcriptional repressor LexA, with protein sequence MGDVHSMQERTPGKLTPRQHKVLTVIRRSVDERGYPPSLREIGEAVGLTSPSSVAHQLAALERKGYLRRDPNRPRAMEVVSPDSGAATRGYRGNAVSALSESQHDETGSGDERPTPSYVPVVGRIAAGGPILAEQAVEDVFPLPRQIVGDGELFLLRVVGDSMIDAAICEGDWVVVRRQADAANGEIVAALLDSEATVKTLRRSEGKTWLMPANEAYSPIDGDHASIMGKVTAVLRSI encoded by the coding sequence ATGGGTGACGTTCATTCGATGCAGGAGCGCACGCCGGGCAAGCTGACGCCACGCCAGCACAAGGTGCTCACCGTGATCCGACGTTCCGTCGACGAGCGCGGCTACCCCCCGAGCCTGCGTGAGATCGGCGAGGCCGTCGGTCTGACGAGCCCGAGTTCGGTGGCCCATCAGCTCGCCGCACTCGAGCGCAAGGGATACCTGCGCCGCGACCCGAACCGCCCGCGCGCCATGGAGGTCGTCTCCCCGGACTCGGGTGCGGCGACCCGCGGCTACCGCGGCAACGCCGTGTCTGCGCTATCCGAGTCGCAGCACGACGAGACGGGCTCGGGCGACGAGCGACCCACGCCGTCATACGTGCCGGTCGTCGGCCGCATCGCGGCCGGTGGCCCGATCCTCGCCGAGCAGGCCGTCGAGGACGTCTTCCCGCTACCGCGTCAGATCGTCGGTGACGGCGAGCTGTTCCTGCTGCGCGTCGTCGGCGACTCGATGATCGATGCGGCCATCTGCGAGGGCGACTGGGTCGTCGTGCGACGCCAGGCCGACGCCGCCAACGGGGAGATCGTCGCGGCACTGCTCGACTCGGAGGCCACGGTCAAGACGCTGCGCCGCAGCGAGGGCAAGACGTGGCTCATGCCCGCGAACGAGGCCTACTCCCCGATCGACGGCGACCACGCGAGCATCATGGGCAAGGTCACGGCCGTCCTGCGCAGCATCTGA